TTATACTAACTTCAACGAAGTTCAAACCATTTATTTAAGTGGACACGGTTGGTGCACCAACTGTGGGTCACTGAAAAGATACTTGGATTACCAACTTGTTGAAGAGTTTGTGCCATCTGCTAGCTGGTCGGTCCGACATAAAGAAGCGTCGCCGGAAACCCAGAACATTTATTTCTGTCCCTACCTCATTCCACTGCTAATTGCCTAGACTGGCAGAGGAGACACTAAAAATGGTCTAGGCCAGGCCACTTGGATAAGGTGGTTTTTACAACCCTGTGAAACATGATTATTTAttacatagttatttctttgttttaggATACGGAGGAAATACTATGTTTATGTCtcagggtctgtcttgtcattgtgtattgtttggtttttgtgttttttaaatggtgctggccacctcctttatatgttcattgttctgtctggGGGTAAGTAAAGAGttgtcttgtcaggtatgtgcatgtatgttgaCCTTTTGACAGCTGTTTGTTGTCCTCTATTTAaggagaggcttagcaggtatttTTAAAAGAGATTTGAACTActgaatgttgtcctctacTGCATTTAAAGGCATAGCAGGTAACATTTCCACGTTCTCTCATTATGGTGAACTATGCAAAACCCAGCATAGTCCTTCTGTGTTAGTAAGTAATTTATGCATACCATGGAAAAACCTTTTAGTAAGTAATCTATGCATACCAGAAAAACCTGTTAGTAAGTAATCTATGCATACCAGAAAAACCTGTTAGTAAGTAATCTATGCATACCATAGAAAAACCTGCGATGTCAGAATGTACTCCTTCTATTGCAGCATACCTTGTGCAATGCATGGATGGTTGAGGGTTTACTAACAAGATAGTTTCCTTTTTTGACAGTATTTTGTTTCATCATTAACACGTTCACAAAAAATTTTATTTCACCTACAGTCTTGTGCTTTACTTCAGAAAGACATGTCGAGGTCAATATAAAGATTTCCATTCAAGAGCAGAACAGACATGAAATGTagtaagaaaaacaaaactagGGGGAAACCAGTGATGCCACTTTGGTCCATCTTTGTTTTACTTTGCCACAGTTAGAGCATTCGTGCTCTAAGATGCTTGGTAATTGCTTGAtttcaacaataaataaacatactTAAAACTAGTGCAAAGTAAACCACAGTCTTTTGCACTCAACAGGCAGTACAAGTTTTGACACTTTGTTGTTCACTATcaagagggtggtggtggtggatgtaATCTGTTTCTGTAGCTCATTGTGTCTGAGCTGGGAGTCAAACAGATCTGGAGTGTCCATGATGACCAGGTTGCTGTTGGTGACTACTCCACCGCCGATTTGTGGTTTCAGAGGGACCGGATCAGAGGAGGAGGGCGGACGGGTCCGAAAGACTTCGCTCCCCAGGATGGTGTTCCCACACAAGCTCTTCCCAACCCCACTCTTCCCCAGGAGCAGAAGATACAGATCAGCTGCTTTAGACACTATAGAGTTGATCTGATGCTTTAGACACTATAGAGTTGATCCTATGCTTTAGACACTATAGAGCTGATCTGATGCTTTAGACACTATAGAGTTGATCCTATGCTTTAGACACTATAGAGCTGATCTGATGCTTTAGACACTATAGGGTTGATCCTATGCTTTAGACACTATAGAGCTGATCCGATGCTTTAGACACTATAGAGCTGATCTGATGCTTTAGACACTATAGGGTTGATCCGATGCTTTAGACACTATAGAGCTGATCCGATGCTTTAGACACTATAGAGTTGTTCCTATGCTTTAGACACTATAGGGTTGATCCGATGCTTTAGACACTATAGAGCTGATCCGATGCTTTAGACACTATAGAGTTGAGAGGAGcagaacacatacagtagatgtaAATGCGACAGTAGTCTGTGCAGTCTAGACCATACTAATATTTCCCCTGTTTTATATTTGCTCATATTTGTATGTTAACCGTTAAACAAGGtaataattatgataataattTGGCAAATTGTGCAAtttaatgttaataatattttatctatttattaatttttaatACAAATGTTGTTATTTTTAAGAAATTAATTTTAACTTATTCTTGTACAACTTATCTGTTGTAAAGGACAAGATGTTCATTCCTTGTGCTAGTGGTGTGGGGGCGCTATATGCCAAAACCAACCTGCTGCCCTCTCAACCTGAGATTGACACCTTGCTGTGGTATGCCACAGTCAgcacgagtgtgtgtttccaatgTCAAATTGATGTTAGACATAATTGACAAAAATTATAATTTTCTAATGTAAGAAAGTTGTTGCTACAGTAATTTCCTGATTATTAACCGTGGTTTATATATTGATTTTGTCaaatttctgcagccctgcggttaatactcGGGTGCAGTCTATCCATGGGAATGCATTTTCATCTGGAAGtcagtaactctgccaggtacaattggcctctctccctctttcacatacaaatcccattaatgtatcagTTAAAAACATGGAaattaaacacattttcattaacACTCCGTCTTCCATAACAATagagaaacaggtgtgtgtattcccacctAACTGTAGCCTATTTAAAGGGATGCTACAGAACTCAAACTTCTGCAAGAGGTGAATaaaacatgcaaggtctcaCACCAGTTACCTAGCTGTGAACTATACTTGCTATCTTTAGCTTAGGGAAGCATCTACACAGTAAACATGAATAATATGAAGTTAATATgaaactgcacaggcacccagaggctttctacctcttcctcttcctcttataattttgaggagactgtaacatcagctagataactagctgtCTTGTCATGCAAATGAAACCCTGCCATTTAATCAGTTTAAAGTTATTAAAAAGTTTCCTTTAACTAGCCTGGTTATGTGTTGTCAGAGGCAAGGTTGATGATAAAGattagattgttgtttgtttagaaCACAATGCTTATtatagagatgtacagtataagaaaatgtgtgtgtttttggaacattgaagcatgtgcatctattctagtagaccccaaaaataaaatcatGAACCACTGATTTGATTAAaccagaaatgtaaaaaaattgaATTAATGAAACATAAAAGCGATCAAAACAAAACTTTTAGGCTACACTTTACATTAACTAATTTATGGTCGTCAgtttacgcagacacgcagagccctctccgtcgttgcaaaccctctccgagcacctctccgtggcctgacgtgcaccacCCAAATTGTGTAACTATCTGTTGAATTGACGGAGAGCCCACAGAGAccccagggctgtgattggtccaacccatgctgtttaccttgtgggtagtatcatgctaacattagatagctggctcagacacctcgcaaatcccctcagatgtatttttcaggtACAATAATGGGTTTTTtaattgcacagtgtctatttctcggtaactttaaaaaaatctaagcaaaaaaaagtcaaacaaaaaacttttatcgctgtttaccttgtgggtagtagtatgctaacattagatagctggctcagtcacctcgcaaatcccctcagacgtatttttcagttacaataacggggttctTACATTGCACAATGTCTATTTTTCttggtaacttttaaaaaatctaagcaaaaaaaaaaagtttggtccgccatctttttttttttaattgctttgcgacacccaccaaccaatggagaactataaatgttcacaagtccgtcgaagcaactgcgtgaccacgcagtaacggagtcgtagaagcATAATGGCACCTTTACCAAATAACAGAGGAATTTATAAAGATaatgtatacacatgcacataggcattcagaaaaaaacacatacactcacacacacacaaataatttgAATGTAACAAAACCCTGAATGGAATGACCACTACTCCATGTGACTTGtgaatcaaacacacagatttattataaaaacaaaaatcaaacaaagtACACAAATCGTTATTCAGTTAATTATAAATGTGCCAAAACATTCTTATGTAGGTCCCATTCACCTAAAGTGTTACCTTTTCAAGTCCCCTTTACACTTTGTGATTACATTACCAAAGAGTGATTATCAATGTTCATCATTAGCCCATAAACCCAACTCCATTACTGCAAGttattttcagactttggagcATAATCTCATAGTAATTTAAAAAGTTAAACTGCTAGCGTTTCTTTGCATTGTTGTCATTCGAATGAATGATTTGTGGGAATTCTACCAGACAATTCTTATGATATAGTGCATTTCTGCTGGTTGTGTTGTAAGCTCTTAGCCATGGCTTTAGCCTCAGCTTTCTCCGCTCGTCTGCGAATACCAGCTCGACTTCTAGCGAGCTCAGTGAAGACTTCGCTATCTATTTCATTGATTTTCTTCTCATGGTTCTTCTCCAGGTTGGCTCGTAACTCTTCAAGTCTCTTAATGTCTTCATCCCTCTCCTTGACAGCTTCGCCACGAAGGTTCCTGAGCTTCTTCTCCAGAGTCAACTTGATCTTGGATATTTCACTGACTAAAGTTGAGACCTCTTCATTTGTATTTGCTTGCTCCAGTTCTTCCAGTTTTTGCTGTAAGAGTCTCATCTCTCTTGCTCGaatcctctcttctgtctcctcaAACATGGCAGTGGTGTAGAAGCTTCCTCCATTTGCTGAATCATTCTATCAATCTTCTCCAGGAGAGATCTGAcctgttgtgcctgtgtgtctttgtccttATTGCAGAAGACATGGTACCGACCGCTACAGTCTTTAATCAGTTCCTGCAAGGCGGGTGGGCTTTTTTCAATGTACTTCTCAATGGCAATGCCTTCATCCCTCAGCTCCTCACCTCTAGTGAAGCCGACCATTGTGTAGGCTTTGGAGTACTCGCCAAAGATCTCCTGGATCATcttcaccgtctctctctcctcttgggtGAAGCGTCCCACTGTGAGCAGCAACAGGAACACATGAGGCCCTGGTGAGGACATGGTGATGCATTTCCCA
This genomic stretch from Clupea harengus unplaced genomic scaffold, Ch_v2.0.2, whole genome shotgun sequence harbors:
- the LOC122130662 gene encoding GTPase IMAP family member 7-like, producing the protein MVAVAPPGHHVATPLGKSATGNTILGKKEFKSSALMMSVTTKCKRKTAVIGSRQVQVIDTPGLFDTTVSHEKIREEIGKCITMSSPGPHVFLLLLTVGRFTQEERETVKMIQEIFGEYSKAYTMVGFTRGEELRDEGIAIEKYIEKSPPALQELIKDCSGRYHVFCNKDKDTQAQQIKLTLEKKLRNLRGEAVKERDEDIKRLEELRANLEKNHEKKINEIDSEVFTELARSRAGIRRRAEKAEAKAMAKSLQHNQQKCTIS